One genomic window of Ornithodoros turicata isolate Travis unplaced genomic scaffold, ASM3712646v1 Chromosome44, whole genome shotgun sequence includes the following:
- the LOC135374127 gene encoding zinc finger protein 239-like: MGKKLFKCDLCPAQFHQSVGLSHHKREHTCMGPYRCDLCPAEFGKSRKLRDHKRTHASERPYKCDLNPQAQCSKFSHRTALTCHKRKHTGEKPYKCDICIAEFSFSASLLYHKRKHMGEKSYKCDLCTAEFTQSFSLSCHKRKHTGEKPFKCDLCLAEFSCSANFARHRRTHTGEKPYKCNLCPAVFNHRTALSHQKHTHMGEKPHKCDLCPAEFSTRAGLRRDRRTHMDEKPYKCDLCLAEFGQGERLLYHKRKHTGENPGKCDPCVAELSQSASLSCDKQERVGEKPHKCDLCTAEFTLKGSLTRYKRKHTARNCSVTSGHTRTRSHTSSISVPASLSQSTNLQGYYKGDLRSRTVAGIQQRLPTHSKITRLGQVLGLS; the protein is encoded by the exons ATGGGCAAGAAGTTGttcaagtgtgatctctgtcctgcacagTTCCACCAAAGCGTGGGCTTGTCACATCACAAGCGAGAACACACATGCATGGGGCCATACAGATGTGatctctgccctgcagagttcggCAAAAGCAGGAAATTGCGAGACCACAAGAGAACACACGCGAGtgagaggccatacaagtgcgatctcaaTCCTCAAGCACAATGCTCAA AATTCAGTCATAGGACAGCTCTGACGTgtcacaagcgaaaacacacgggtgagaagccctacaagtgcgaTATCTGTATTGCAGAGTTCAGCTTCAGTGCGAGCCTGTTGtatcacaagcgaaaacacatGGGCGAGAAGTCCtataagtgtgatctctgtacAGCGGAGTTCACCCAGAGTTTTAGCCTGTCGTGCCACAAGCGTAAACACACTGGTGAGAAGCCCttcaagtgcgacctctgtcttGCAGAGTTCAGCTGTAGCGCGAATTTCGCGCGCCACAGgcggacacacacaggcgagaagccatacaagtgcaatctctgcCCTGCAGTGTTCAACCACAGGACGGCACTGTCACATCAGAAGCACACACACATGGGAGAAAAGCCgcacaagtgcgacctctgtcctgcagagttcagcacaAGGGCAGGCCTGCGGCGTGACAGGCGGACACACATggacgagaagccatacaagtgcgacctctgtcttGCTGAGTTCGGCCAGGGTGAGAGGCTGTTGTATCACAAGCGGAAACACACTGGCGAGAATCCCGGTAAGTGCGACCCCTGTGTCGCAGAGCTGAGCCAGAGCGCAAGCCTGTCATGTGACAAGCAAGAACGTGTGGGCGAGAAGCCccacaagtgcgatctctgcaCCGCAGAGTTCACCCTGAAGGGCAGCCTGACTCGCTacaagcgaaaacacacag CACGAAATTGCAGTGTCACGAGCGGACACACACggacgagaagccatacaagttcAATCTCAGTTCCTGCGAGCTTGAGCCAGAGCACAAACCTCCAGGGCTACTACAAGGGGGACCTAC GCAGCCGAACTGTTGCCGGCATACAGCAGCGATTGCCCACCCACTCAAAAATCACACGATTGGGCCAAGTCTTGGGGCTCAGCTGA
- the LOC135374143 gene encoding zinc finger protein 883-like isoform X3 has protein sequence MLLLTLSWIRQQLATSWTYTIHHLREEFSRQYSNNFEGYGNTHCSRAKESSDGLHIKDELRGTCDHASSGLSSSSTQFEIGTTRVEPQCQNEALVTTDGRPTEQSSDQSETHVAAACINTGHLEVYVKTHKTKTLTCDKCSVTFRHASTLRVHARHCTGLGSQKSNVSAPACASSAHEYSLSPAESSHSMRQQRRKLMHVGKKSFRCDLCGFEFNKRYKLRNHKKAHMSEGLYQCTFCPAQFRQSAMLKYHKQKHTGEKAYKCDLCPAEFSHSSSLLRHKRTHTGEKPHKCDLCPAEFHKRYDLQRHRRTHMGEKPYKCDVCPAEFSCSSMLLRHKRTHTGEKPHKCDLCPAEFNKRYDLQRHRRTHTGEKPYKCDVCSAEFSRSSVLLRHKLSHMGEKPHKCDLCPAEFSERAGLRSHKKAHMSEGLYKCTFCPAEFRQSTTLKCHKQKHTGEKAYKCDLCPAEFSHSSSLYVHKRTHTGEKPHKCDLCPAEFNKRYDLQRHRRTHTGEKPYKCDVFPAEFSRRLMLLRHKGTHMGDKPHKCDLCPAEFSERADLRSHRRTHTGKKPYKCNVCSLEFSHMKRLSYHMRKHTGEKPCNPVSTRVSFLPAASREGVRGYPR, from the exons GAGCAAAAGAAAGCAGCGATGGACTTCACATCAAGGACGAGCTCAGAGGCACCTGCGATCACGCATCTTCAGGTCTCTCCTCTTCAAGTACACAGTTCGAGATCGGCACAACAAGAGTTGAACCACAGTGCCAAAACGAGGCATTAGTCACCACTGACGGTCGACCCACAGAGCAATCTTCAGACCAGAGCGAGACTCACGTGGCAG CCGCATGCATCAACACTGGCCACTTGGAGGTTTATGTCAAAACTCACAAAACAAAGACACTTACCTGCGACAAGTGTTCCGTGACATTCCGTCATGCATCAACTCTGCGAGTGCACGCAAGACATTGCACGGGACTGGGCTCGCAGAAGTCCAACGTGAGTGCACCTGCGTGCGCATCGAGCGCACACGAGTACAGTCTCAGCCCTGCAGAGTCCAGCCACAGTATGCGCCAGCAGCGTCGCAAGCTCATGCACGTGGGCAAGAAGAGCTTCAGGTGTGATCTCTGTGGTTTTGAGTTCAACAAGAGGTACAAGCTGCGCAATCACAAGAAAGCACACATGAGTGAGGGGCTATACCAGTGCACCTTCTGTCCTGCACAGTTCAGGCAAAGCGCGATGCTGAAGTATCACAAGCAAAAACATACAGGCGAGAAGGCCTATAAGtgtgacctctgtcctgcagaattCAGTCATAGCTCTAGCCTGTTGCgccacaagcggacacacacgggcgagaagccccataagtgcgatctctgtcctgcagagttccacAAGAGGTACGACTTGCAGCGTCACAGGAGAACACACatgggagagaagccatacaagtgtgacgtctgccctgcggagttcagctgTAGCTCGATGCTGTTGCgccacaagcggacacacacgggcgagaagccccataagtgcgatctctgtcctgcagagttcaacaAGAGGTACGACTTACAACGTCACAGGAgaacacacacgggagagaagccatatAAGTGTGACGTGTGctctgcggagttcagccgtAGCTCGGTGCTGTTGCGCCACAAGTTGTCGCACATGGGCGAGAAGCCCcataagtgtgatctctgtcctgcagagttcagtgaGAGGGCGGGCCTGCGGTCTCACAAGAAAGCACACATGAGTGAGGGGCTATACAAATGCACcttctgtcctgcagagttcaggcAAAGCACGACTCTGAAGTGTCACAAGCAAAAACATACAGGCGAGAAGGCCTataagtgcgacctctgtcctgcagaattCAGTCATAGCTCTAGCCTGTATGtccacaagcggacacacacgggagagaagccccataagtgcgatctctgtcctgcagagttcaacaAAAGGTACGACTTACAGCGTCACAGGAgaacacacacgggagagaagccatatAAGTGTGACGTCttccctgcggagttcagccgcaGGTTGATGCTGTTGCGCCACAAGGGGACGCACATGGGAGACAAGCCCcataagtgtgatctctgtcctgcagagttcagcgagAGGGCGGACCTGCGGTCTCACAGgcgaacacacacgggaaagaagccatacaagtgcaatgtctgctCATTGGAGTTCAGCCACATGAAGAGGCTATCATATCACATGCGAaaacacacaggcgagaagccctGTAACCCTGTAtccacacgagtcagttttctgccggcagcaagtcgggaaggagtgagaggatatccgagataa
- the LOC135374143 gene encoding zinc finger protein 883-like isoform X1, with amino-acid sequence MLLLTLSWIRQQLATSWTYTIHHLREEFSRQYSNNFEGYGNTHCSRAKESSDGLHIKDELRGTCDHASSGLSSSSTQFEIGTTRVEPQCQNEALVTTDGRPTEQSSDQSETHVAGKSSTFGHEKDGPYKSSICLAACINTGHLEVYVKTHKTKTLTCDKCSVTFRHASTLRVHARHCTGLGSQKSNVSAPACASSAHEYSLSPAESSHSMRQQRRKLMHVGKKSFRCDLCGFEFNKRYKLRNHKKAHMSEGLYQCTFCPAQFRQSAMLKYHKQKHTGEKAYKCDLCPAEFSHSSSLLRHKRTHTGEKPHKCDLCPAEFHKRYDLQRHRRTHMGEKPYKCDVCPAEFSCSSMLLRHKRTHTGEKPHKCDLCPAEFNKRYDLQRHRRTHTGEKPYKCDVCSAEFSRSSVLLRHKLSHMGEKPHKCDLCPAEFSERAGLRSHKKAHMSEGLYKCTFCPAEFRQSTTLKCHKQKHTGEKAYKCDLCPAEFSHSSSLYVHKRTHTGEKPHKCDLCPAEFNKRYDLQRHRRTHTGEKPYKCDVFPAEFSRRLMLLRHKGTHMGDKPHKCDLCPAEFSERADLRSHRRTHTGKKPYKCNVCSLEFSHMKRLSYHMRKHTGEKPCNPVSTRVSFLPAASREGVRGYPR; translated from the coding sequence GAGCAAAAGAAAGCAGCGATGGACTTCACATCAAGGACGAGCTCAGAGGCACCTGCGATCACGCATCTTCAGGTCTCTCCTCTTCAAGTACACAGTTCGAGATCGGCACAACAAGAGTTGAACCACAGTGCCAAAACGAGGCATTAGTCACCACTGACGGTCGACCCACAGAGCAATCTTCAGACCAGAGCGAGACTCACGTGGCAGGCAAGTCATCGACATTCGGACATGAGAAAGACGGGCCTTATAAGTCTAGCATTTGTTTAGCCGCATGCATCAACACTGGCCACTTGGAGGTTTATGTCAAAACTCACAAAACAAAGACACTTACCTGCGACAAGTGTTCCGTGACATTCCGTCATGCATCAACTCTGCGAGTGCACGCAAGACATTGCACGGGACTGGGCTCGCAGAAGTCCAACGTGAGTGCACCTGCGTGCGCATCGAGCGCACACGAGTACAGTCTCAGCCCTGCAGAGTCCAGCCACAGTATGCGCCAGCAGCGTCGCAAGCTCATGCACGTGGGCAAGAAGAGCTTCAGGTGTGATCTCTGTGGTTTTGAGTTCAACAAGAGGTACAAGCTGCGCAATCACAAGAAAGCACACATGAGTGAGGGGCTATACCAGTGCACCTTCTGTCCTGCACAGTTCAGGCAAAGCGCGATGCTGAAGTATCACAAGCAAAAACATACAGGCGAGAAGGCCTATAAGtgtgacctctgtcctgcagaattCAGTCATAGCTCTAGCCTGTTGCgccacaagcggacacacacgggcgagaagccccataagtgcgatctctgtcctgcagagttccacAAGAGGTACGACTTGCAGCGTCACAGGAGAACACACatgggagagaagccatacaagtgtgacgtctgccctgcggagttcagctgTAGCTCGATGCTGTTGCgccacaagcggacacacacgggcgagaagccccataagtgcgatctctgtcctgcagagttcaacaAGAGGTACGACTTACAACGTCACAGGAgaacacacacgggagagaagccatatAAGTGTGACGTGTGctctgcggagttcagccgtAGCTCGGTGCTGTTGCGCCACAAGTTGTCGCACATGGGCGAGAAGCCCcataagtgtgatctctgtcctgcagagttcagtgaGAGGGCGGGCCTGCGGTCTCACAAGAAAGCACACATGAGTGAGGGGCTATACAAATGCACcttctgtcctgcagagttcaggcAAAGCACGACTCTGAAGTGTCACAAGCAAAAACATACAGGCGAGAAGGCCTataagtgcgacctctgtcctgcagaattCAGTCATAGCTCTAGCCTGTATGtccacaagcggacacacacgggagagaagccccataagtgcgatctctgtcctgcagagttcaacaAAAGGTACGACTTACAGCGTCACAGGAgaacacacacgggagagaagccatatAAGTGTGACGTCttccctgcggagttcagccgcaGGTTGATGCTGTTGCGCCACAAGGGGACGCACATGGGAGACAAGCCCcataagtgtgatctctgtcctgcagagttcagcgagAGGGCGGACCTGCGGTCTCACAGgcgaacacacacgggaaagaagccatacaagtgcaatgtctgctCATTGGAGTTCAGCCACATGAAGAGGCTATCATATCACATGCGAaaacacacaggcgagaagccctGTAACCCTGTAtccacacgagtcagttttctgccggcagcaagtcgggaaggagtgagaggatatccgagataa